A single window of Aspergillus flavus chromosome 4, complete sequence DNA harbors:
- a CDS encoding fungal-specific transcription factor (C6 transcription factor, putative), with protein sequence MKRSSSDAGLVSPRRDDRHPSTVPDGRPPPPKISKARACAECKRHKIRCEFKSGETSCNKCIRSGIKCVVNDFSQKFVDDDGIWKSQAAATIQQLQAAVSHLLRHDGLPELSSYPTGDAQNGPSPVASHHEHRPSLDGSQSISNHTSQHGPGVIMDVTREPSQEPDLQDRELVPAPMRSLYEVTKLRNLRSNLIEQPKLTLLEEDFISRGVLSVHEAEELFAYFSRTMNQLLWGGIILVHRDLTSVRRASTLLSAAVLTVAALHIPNRTETLNRCYHEYVSLVSSMSLTRAHTLDDVRGLCVGAFWLSELSWKLSGHAVRIATELGLHQSYQKMIRGHSDQYERAQLWYLLYVCDHHFSIAYGRPPVIHEDAAIKNYETFLQSPMVVPGDIRLLAQVALFMILTEAYRMFGSDTEQALTEEDFGQLRVYNVAVDQWRLLWQPRSADSPYVRTYPSKGVVLHYHFAKFQLNSLSLRALSPSNTPVFSMDRKESANIAISSAMACLNMVLEEPDIRDAIVGVPIFTHTMVTFSAVFLLKVAVNWNSAYLSLDGREVRRLVERVIELLNCVSAGERHLTRHIARGLGKMLDRFDSWETAWQGGPPAGGPADRSSSEVPGGANAMAQGFPPPDLIYDMVGTYGFGLDENLLDPSMANFEFLAH encoded by the exons ATGAAGCGCTCGTCCTCTGATGCGGGCCTGGTGTCGCCCCGAAGAGATGATCGCCATCCCTCCACCGTACCTGACGGACGACCTCCGCCACCGAAGATCTCCAAAGCCCGCGCCT GTGCGGAGTGCAAACGCCACAAGATACGCTGCGAGTTCAAATCGGGGGAAACGAGCTGCAACAAATGCATACGCAGCGGAATCAAATGCGTCGTCAATGACTTCTCGCAAAAGTTTGTTGACGATGATGGCAT ATGGAAATCCCAGGCTGCTGCCACCATCCAGCAGCTTCAGGCAGCTGTTTCGCATCTCCTTCGCCATGATGGCTTACCTGAGCTTTCATCATACCCAACAGGCGACGCACAAAATGGTCCAAGTCCAGTCGCGTCCCATCATGAACATAGACCCTCGCTCGACGGATCGCAGTCGATCTCTAATCACACGAGTCAACACGGCCCGGGTGTCATTATGGACGTAACTCGAGAGCCTTCTCAAGAGCCAGACCTACAAGACCGAGAATTGGTGCCGGCACCGATGCGTAGTCTCTACGAGGTTACTAAGCTACGTAACTTGCGGAGCAATCTTATCGAACAACCTAAATTAACCTTACTGGAGGAAGACTTCATTTCGCGGGGAGTCCTGTCTGTTCATGAGGCTGAGGAACTGTTTGCATATTTTAGCCGGACAATGAATCAGCTTCTTTGGGGAGGGATTATCTTGGTGCACCGGGACCTCACGTCAGTGCGACGAGCATCAACTCTGTTGTCTGCGGCTGTTCTCACTGTCGCCGCACTTCACATCCCCAATCGTACTGAAACTTTAAACCGATGCTACCATGAATACGTTTCTCTTGTATCCAGTATGTCTCTGACGCGGGCTCACACGTTAGATGATGTTCGTGGTCTCTGCGTCGGAGCGTTTTGGCTATCAGAATTGAGCTGGAAGCTCTCTGGACATGCTGTTCGTATTGCAACTGAGCTTGGTTTGCATCAGAGCTATCAAAAAATGATCCGGGGCCATAGTGACCAGTACGAGCGCGCCCAGCTCTGGTATTTACTCTATGTCTGCGATCATCATTTCAGTATAGCATATGGCCGACCTCCAGTCATACATGAAGATGCAGCAATCAAAAACTACGAAACCTTCCTGCAATCTCCCATGGTTGTACCTGGTGATATCCGACTCCTGGCACAGGTGGCTTTGTTCATGATCTTGACAGAGGCTTATCGCATGTTTGGAAGCGACACTGAGCAGGCTCTAACAGAGGAAGACTTCGGTCAATTACGAGTCTACAATGTGGCGGTTGATCAATGGCGGCTTCTTTGGCAACCGCGCTCAG CCGATAGCCCTTACGTGCGGACGTACCCTTCGAAGGGGGTTGTACTACACTACCATTTTGCAAAATTTCAGTTAAACTCGCTCTCCCTTCGTGCCCTATCGCCGTCCAACACACCTGTCTTCTCCATGGACCGCAAAGAGTCCGCTAATATCGCTATTTCATCCGCCATGGCCTGCCTAAATATGGTGCTCGAAGAGCCGGACATCCGGGACGCCATCGTGGGTGTTCCCATTTTTACGCATACAATGGTCACGTTTTCAGCAGTTTTCCTTCTGAAGGTCGCGGTTAACTGGAATTCGGCCTACCTGAGCCTCGATGGACGCGAGGTGCGGCGGTTAGTGGAACGCGTCATTGAACTGCTGAACTGCGTTTCTGCAGGGGAAAGGCATCTGACGAGGCATATTGCGCGTGGCTTGGGTAAGATGCTGGATCGCTTTGATTCCTGGGAGACGGCGTGGCAGGGTGGACCGCCCGCAGGAGGACCCGCGGATCGAAGTAGTAGCGAAGTTCCAGGCGGCGCGAATGCCATGGCACAAGGATTTCCACCGCCTGATCTGATCTATGACATGGTGGGCACATACGGATTTGGACTGGATGAAAATCTGCTGGACCCCAGCATGGCCAACTTTGAGTTTTTAGCGCATTGA
- a CDS encoding clathrin-coated vesicle protein (clathrin-coated vesiclec protein, putative): MVAPAVPELYEEEDLFAAVDARTESLQNLRELGPPDLVYLVKQPKTNPTPQTGVYHHVTGIDASSSASLAAYVNTLTFSPLDKTHKVVSGIYCCYNAFSHLDMRVEVKIPGSLESYCIDERGDKRVATEALWLETFLCGVLRAYTYADDGSGDSIRKIVGVRRFNPVTNTEMEHKFMDAAERLFFLGRQLSSDPETQVPNTVSNHLTSGLLKYIRTTGRYTSGINLLEKLRIRDVEVSSLLARVLIMADEEVQAVRLMYDSLQDVPMDYALLDCQAAFCQSKGESEMALECAKRAVTAAPSEFSTWARLAEVYVNSEQWDLALLTLNSCPMFTYQDKDTPRMPQPSRIMLPILAESMLDEIDEGQPKQGDPHDYVHPSLRRLHASAYQGTFLKAYNLLTKIAAAIGWDQLLKIRSEVFVMEEEYRVERQHSKSIRRSSSIATNGNEDQQNGTNAEEQDENPETTPSENKEEQAGDSIEKPEQTMASEVVKSGKEEPDPSHSSYTQFRNKRLCERWLDNLFMVLYEDLRIYTIWRTEMAQYRQQAIEYKKSATEWEILGELAERLHHFDEAIEAYQHCMAIRFSPKAMRGVLKLYESKHDTRGMLGALIRLIAWQYRWYSEFSPELLYLIRKLIEDEGAVKVRSIVQATNLPQPVLDLTHQYCQLCATFRSSGSDG; encoded by the exons ATGGTTGCGCCAGCTGTCCCCGA ACTctacgaagaggaagacctCTTCGCCGCTGTCGATGCACGTACTGAATCACTACAGAACTTGCGGGAATTAGGTCCGCCGGACCTGGTATATTTGGTCAAACAACCCAAGACCAACCCAACCCCTCAG ACCGGAGTCTATCACCATGTCACGGGCATTgatgcttcttcttccgctaGCTTAGCTGCCTATGTAAATACGCTAACCTTCTCCCCCCTCGATAAGACGCACAAAGTGGTTTCAGGAATATACTG CTGCTACAATGCCTTCTCGCACCTTGACATGCGCGTCGAAGTCAAAATTCCCGGTAGTCTCGAGAGCTACTGCATTGACGAGCGCGGGGATAAACGTGTTGCAACTGAAGCCCTATGGCTAGAGACGTTTCTGTGTGGAGTCTTGCGAGCTTATACCTATGCGGACGATGGTAGCGGAGATTCGATTCGAAAGATTGTCGGAGTGCGTCGATTCAACCCAGTCACAAATACAGAGATGGAGCACAAGTTCATGGATGCTGCGGAAcgtcttttcttcttgggtAGGCAGCTGAGCTCCGATCCTGAGACTCAAGTTCCCAACACTGTCAGCAATCATCTTACTTCGGGCCTTTTGAAATACATTCGAACAACGGGACGCTACACATCTGGCATAAATCTTCTAGAAAAACTCCGCATACGGGATGTTGAGGTCTCTTCCCTGCTAGCCCGGGTCCTTATAATGGCAGATGAGGAGGTGCAAGCAGTGCGGCTGATGTACGACTCACTGCAGGACGTCCCCATGGACTATGCATTGCTCGACTGCCAGGCAGCCTTCTGTCAGAGTAAGGGAGAGAGTGAAATGGCTTTGGAGTGCGCGAAGCGAGCCGTGACTGCTGCACCTAGCGAATTCAGCACTTGGGCACGACTGGCTGAAGTGTATGTGAACTCGGAACAATGGGACCTCGCACTTCTTACATTAAATTCATGCCCGATGTTTACGTACCAAGATAAAGACACCCCTCGCATGCCACAACCGTCACGCATCATGCTTCCTATCCTCGCAGAGAGTATGTTGGACGAGATCGATGAGGGTCAGCCAAAGCAGGGGGACCCGCATGACTATGTCCATCCTTCTCTACGAAGACTGCACGCTTCCGCATACCAGGGGACGTTTCTGAAAGCATATAACCTCTTGACTAAGATTGCTGCCGCGATCGGCTGGGATCAGCTTTTGAAGATTCGCAGTGAAGTGTTTGTTATGGAAGAGGAGTATCGAGTCGAAAGGCAGCATTCGAAGTCGATACGACGCAGCAGTTCTATAGCGACCAATGGTAACGAAGACCAGCAAAATGGCACCAATGCTGAGGAACAGGATGAAAATCCGGAAACCACCCCCAGCGAAAACAAAGAGGAGCAAGCTGGAGACTCTATCGAGAAGCCAGAACAAACAATGGCCTCTGAGGTCGTGAAATCTGGCAAGGAAGAA CCCGACCCGTCGCATTCATCATACACACAGTTCCGCAACAAGCGTCTCTGCGAGAGGTGGCTCGATAATCTCTTCATGGTTCTCTATGAGGATCTTCGCATTTACACCATCTGGCGCACAGAGATGGCTCAGTACCGCCAGCAGGCTATTGAATACAAGAAGTCTGCCACGGAATGGGAAATTCTAGGCGAATTAGCAGAGCGACTGCATCACTTCGACGAGGCGATCGAGGCCTATCAACACTGCATGGCCATCCGATTCTCTCCCAAGGCCATGCGGGGCGTTCTGAAGTTGTATGAGAGTAAGCACGATACAAGAGGGATGCTCGGCGCATTGATTAGACTCATTGCCTGGCAGTACCGCTGGTACTCAGAG TTCTCTCCCGAATTACTCTATCTTATCCGCAAGCTCATCGAGGACGAAGGTGCCGTCAAGGTGCGCAGCATTGTCCAGGCGACCAATCTGCCACAGCCCGTACTTGATCTCACCCATCAATATTGCCAACTGTGCGCCACTTTCCGTAGCAGCGGCAGCGATGGCTAA
- a CDS encoding putative major centromere autoantigen B produces MFIIVIPALRYDVSTNVVVHRYEDSEVGESEGEEEGSEEEVPSDEEEEEEEEPAEEQGPPATKKRKTAAAPAEEGEDEVKENGKGADENGVGEEDEEEAEEEDEGEEEAPEETAKTSGPAASAAKAKGATVPKEPEVDTGVEEEDE; encoded by the exons ATGTTTATCATTGTTATCCCTGCGTTGAGATATGATGTATCGACTAACGTCGTGGTACACAGGTATGAGGACTCTGAAGTAGGCGAAAgcgaaggtgaagaagagggaagtGAAGAGGAGGTTCCTtccgatgaggaggaagaggaagaagaagaacccgCTGAAGAGCAAG GACCCCCCGCCACCAAGAAACGCAAGACAGCAGCCGccccagctgaagaaggtgaGGAcgaagtaaaagaaaacgGCAAAGGCGCCGATGAAAACGGAGtcggagaggaagatgaagaggaagcagaagaagaagacgaaggggaagaagaagcgcccGAGGAGACAGCCAAAACCAGTGGTCCTGCTGCTTCTgcagccaaggccaagggtgCGACTGTTCCGAAGGAACCTGAAGTCGACACTGGAgtcgaagaggaggacgagtGA
- a CDS encoding uncharacterized protein (of unknown function-domain containing protein), with product MVFHGMDAPTAGWDNGPSKLELKEREKQGQLEAFGPTDSHALSQIDHDEKGLAQKAGDTDEVTDVGWGHSPQGRIVAGLSNEDLWMLIRRFNKQIYYVKAVPDAPLQRLDLNRAEDEHFSPDKLRATLERFYTTIVVSLTAFYKHIVRLRSWREPRRTGLFCGVYFLAWLLDFLVPTIFCFLITLVVYPPCRIWLFPPAPIALVDSNTGGVQKPKAGVLGSHDSVTGAPEKMKGEAAEQEASNLIASAATVAVGSVAGKHDQGTPEGAPMEDSVPDAMHTVAEAADAQTAAHGGVPDSTHDKTREPMKETVLNGANIGMRIMSDITDIYEKLGNALSPTPPFSSTTPYVRLASILSLGLLGSLITSSYVFVKMGTFVVGFGFFGDPVLAHLTAYLNRKYPGWIKLLELQNSLLKGIPTNAQLTLTLLRIGEKNAAPLPPPPADSLNKAPSHPASLNPSQVNLDASEEEITQAAAPDPVAQAQEEEEKSRAKKPKKTIGSRIVGFFRGTTATGIESKLAVDRVRAAAGSDHAKSRLGILSRKGKRALPSGPVRFDARYKGNRGAVVIDSALDPPVLYFTTDPDALLDDQRLESREKGTVSFTLPVTDIRELRKIGGLGWKGKLAAGWAVESKEVVDGLEIVGKDEKKQHYQLTAMKTRNQLFNRLVAIDGQVWESY from the exons ATGGTCTTCCATGGCATGGATG CCCCTACAGCCGGCTGGGATAATGGCCCTTCAAAACTCGAAttgaaagagagggaaaaacaaGGCCAGCTTGAAGCATTTGGACCTACAGATAGCCATGCTCTTTCTCAAATAGACCATGACGAAAAGGGCTTGGCTCAGAAAGCCGGCGACACCGACGAGGTGACAGATGTGGGATGGGGACACTCCCCTCAAGGCCGGATCGTGGCAGGCTTATCGAACGAGGACCTTTGGATGCTCATCAGACGGTTCAACAAG CAAATATACTACGTGAAGGCCGTGCCAGATGCTCCGTTACAAAGATTGGATCTCAACCGTGCCGAAGATGAGCACTTCTCCCCAGATAAGCTGCGGGCGACCCTTGAGCGTTTTTATACGACGATTGTTGTATCATTGACTGCATTCTATAAGCATATTGTCCGACTACGTTCGTGGAGGGAGCCTCGGCGGACAGGCTTGTTTTGTGGA GTATATTTCCTTGCATGGCTCCTGGATTTCCTAGTACCCACGATATTTTGCTTTCTAATTACACTGGTCGTTTACCCCCCATGCAGGATATGGCTGTTCCCACCTGCGCCTATCGCTCTCGTTGACAGTAATACCGGAGGTGTACAGAAGCCCAAAGCTGGTGTGCTAGGCTCTCACGATAGTGTCACCGGCGCACCTGAGAAAATGAAAGGGGAGGCTGCTGAACAAGAGGCCAGTAACTTAATCGCAAGCGCAGCCACGGTAGCGGTGGGAAGTGTTGCTGGTAAACATGACCAAGGGACACCCGAGGGTGCTCCCATGGAGGACTCAGTTCCTGATGCCATGCATACTGTCGCGGAAGCAGCAGATGCGCAAACAGCAGCCCACGGGGGAGTACCAGATAGTACTCACGATAAGACAAGGGAGCCCATGAAGGAGACCGTACTCAACGGCGCAAACATAGGCATGCGTATAATGAGTGATATCACTGATATTTACGAGAAGCTTGGGAA TGCTCTATCACCAACCCCACCATTTTCGTCTACAACCCCATATGTCCGGTTGGCGAGTATTTTATCCCTTGGGCTACTCGGGTCATTGATTACCTCAAGCTACGTGTTTGTCAAGATGGGTACTTTCGTGGTAGGATTTGGTTTCTTCGGAGATCCCGTTCTTGCTCATCTTACTGCGTACTTGAATCGCAAATATCCTGGCTGGATCAAGCTTCTTGAATTGCAGAA CTCCTTACTAAAAGGAATACCTACAAACGCCCAACTAACTTTAACTCTCCTCCGTATCGGCGAAAAAAATGCTGCCCCCttgccaccaccacctgcagACTCACTAAATAAAGCGCCTTCTCACCCTGCATCACTCAACCCTAGCCAAGTCAACCTGGATGCgtcagaagaagaaataacACAAGCCGCTGCACCAGACCCCGTAGCGCAAGCacaagaggaagaggaaaagtcCCGAgcaaagaaacccaagaaaacaatAGGTTCTCGCATCGTCGGCTTCTTCCGAGGAACAACCGCAACGGGCATTGAAAGCAAACTTGCAGTGGACCGGGTCCGGGCAGCTGCAGGATCCGACCACGCTAAGTCCCGACTTGGAATTCTAAGccggaaaggaaaaagggcGTTACCTTCAGGACCGGTCCGGTTTGACGCGCGGTACAAGGGCAATCGAGGAGCTGTGGTGATTGACTCGGCGCTTGACCCTCCGGTGTTGTATTTCACGACGGATCCGGATGCCCTGTTGGATGACCAGAGGCTTGAGAGTAGGGAAAAGGGCACTGTATCCTTCACTTTGCCTGTAACTGATATTAGGGAGTTGCGGAAGATTGGAGGACTAGGATGGAAGGGGAAGTTAGCTGCTGGATGGGCGGTGGAGAGTAAAGAAGTGGTTGATGGATTGGAGATTGTTGGaaaagatgaaaagaaacaacattATCAGCTTACTGCTATGAAGACGAGGAACCAGTTGTTCAATCGCTTGGTGGCGATTGATGGACAGGTTTGGGAAAGCTATTGA
- a CDS encoding putative nucleoside-diphosphate-sugar epimerase (unnamed protein product), with protein MQILITGAAGFIGQLLAKELLNDPSHQVTLTDINEPPIPTGVKYPHNARSITADLLKGADAVVDKSLDAVYAFHGIMSSGSEANFDLGMSVNVDATRVLLEALRKTCPGVRVIYASSQAVYGQPLPEVVDDNIIPTPQSSYGAEKIICETLINEYTRRGFITGFTLRFPTISVRPGRPTAAASSFLSGMIREPLNGEECVIPLEDRSFKSWLCSPRTLVYNLVLMLSLPADSVPPHIRQINVPGICVTIQEMMDALAKVGGQDKLALLKEKEDPSLRPILESWPTRFDNKQAISLGFKRDSSFEEAVRDYQLEINQ; from the coding sequence ATGCAAATCCTTATCACCGGCGCCGCAGGCTTCATCGGCCAATTGCTCGCGAAAGAGCTCCTAAACGACCCTTCTCATCAAGTTACATTAACTGATATCAACGAACCACCTATCCCGACAGGCGTCAAATACCCCCATAATGCACGTAGTATCACCGCGGACCTCCTCAAAGGCGCTGATGCCGTTGTGGACAAATCCCTAGACGCTGTCTATGCCTTCCACGGTATTATGTCGTCCGGCTCAGAAGCCAACTTTGATCTCGGCATGAGCGTCAATGTCGACGCCACTCGTGTCCTACTGGAAGCTCTTCGCAAAACCTGTCCCGGTGTCCGGGTGATATACGCCTCCAGCCAGGCTGTCTACGGCCAGCCTCTTCCCGAAGTGGTGGACGACAACATCATTCCCACACCCCAATCATCCTATGGTGCAGAGAAGATTATCTGTGAGACGCTCATCAACGAATATACACGACGTGGTTTTATCACTGGGTTTACTCTTCGCTTCCCGACGATATCCGTTCGACCTGGTCGTCCCACGGCTGCGGCCTCTTCGTTCCTCTCGGGAATGATCCGCGAGCCTTTGAACGGAGAGGAGTGCGTCATTCCGCTTGAAGACCGATCGTTCAAATCTTGGCTTTGTTCCCCGCGCACTCTCGTCTATAACTTAGTCCTCATGCTCTCACTACCGGCTGACTCGGTTCCTCCTCATATCCGACAGATCAATGTGCCGGGTATCTGCGTTACGATTCAGGAAATGATGGACGCTCTGGCAAAGGTGGGAGGACAGGACAAACTCGCGTtattgaaagagaaggaggatcCCAGTCTCAGGCCAATCCTGGAGTCATGGCCTACGCGATTTGACAACAAGCAAGCCATCTCACTGGGCTTCAAGCGCGACTCGTCGTTCGAAGAAGCTGTTAGGGATTACCAGCTAGAGATAAACCAGTAA
- a CDS encoding putative DNA repair protein Mus81 (unnamed protein product): MSETCANPLLLGWIKEWLDQAKERNSKGVTVYKKAYESMKACPLVFQHPSEAQQLNGLGPKLCDRLTEKLKTHCAENGLPMPERPNNSAAAANGKRQSGEGASESQPAKKPRKARPYVPALRSGPYALLLGLATLDENSSQGLTKAQLIDRAEPYCDSSFTAPSDPGKFFTAWSSMKTLLQKDLVYDHGHPLKKYALTEEGWEVAKRIKKTLPENQNTLSFGNQLDTSGAQNSNENGPESHRQENNEDLEAILNPSINQGNDSEDTTVTPITLPPNSFTVQLVLDTREVRTSTDRDYISNELSKKGISTQVRALELGDAMWVAKFHDPKFLSRYGEEGDEVMLDYIVERKRLDDLIGSIKDGRFHEQKFRLRRSGMKNVIYLIEEFAVSYDANAAIAMKYQEMVASAIASTQVVNGYFVKKTKNLDDTIRYLARMTLLLRKMYTQETTPDSPDGPPTHTLSLIPSRQLSSSQSYLNALTQLRAETPSVTYAVTFPTFAALASKSESLSLRDVFLKMLMCTRGVTGDKALEIQRRWPTPRAFIQAFEALDQKGRETMVSDRLSSAVGRKKVAKVLSKKIAEVWGEDG, encoded by the exons ATGAGCGAAACATGTGCGAACCCCCTTCTCTTGGGGTGGATTAAAGAATGGCTGGACCAAGCGAAAGAACGTAACAGTAAAGGAGTGACTGT ATACAAAAAGGCCTACGAGTCGATGAAAGCATGTCCATTAGTCTTTCAACATCCATCTGAGGCTCAGCAGCTCAATGGCCTTGGCCCTAAATTATGCGACAGGTTGACCGAGAAATTAAAAACTCATTGTGCGGAGAATGGCCTTCCCATGCCTGAGCGTCCCAACAATT ctgcagctgcagcaaaCGGTAAGAGACAGTCAGGCGAAGGTGCATCAGAGAGCCAACCGGCAAAAAAGCCCCGGAAAGCAAGACCTTATGTTCCAGCGTTACGGTCCGGACCTTACGCACTTCTGCTGGGTCTGGCCACTCTCGATGAAAATTCCTCTCAGGGCTTGACAAAAGCACAGTTAATTGACAGGGCAGAGCCATATTGCGACAGCTCATTCACCGCACCAAGTGATCCCGGCAAGTTCTTTACCGCGTGGAGCTCGATGAAAACACTCCTCCAGAAAGACCTTGTCTATGACCACGGCCATCCCTTGAAAAAGTATGCTCTTacagaagaaggatgggAGGTTGCAAAGCGGATCAAAAAAACCCTTCCTGAAAACCAGAACACCCTGTCCTTTGGAAATCAATTG GACACATCCGGTGCCCAAAACTCCAATGAAAATGGCCCCGAATCTCACCGTCAAGAAAACAACGAAGACCTCGAAGCAATCCTCAACCCTTCAATAAACCAAGGAAACGATTCCGAAGACACCACGGTAACACCCATCACCCTACCCCCTAACAGCTTCACCGTCCAGCTGGTCCTGGACACCCGAGAAGTCCGAACCTCGACAGACAGAGACTACATCTCCAACGAGCTCAGCAAAAAGGGCATCAGCACACAAGTGCGCGCACTAGAGCTCGGCGACGCAATGTGGGTAGCCAAATTCCACGACCCGAAATTCCTCTCGCGGTACGGCGAAGAAGGCGACGAAGTCATGCTCGACTACATCGTTGAACGAAAACGTCTCGACGATCTCATCGGCTCAATCAAAGACGGTCGATTCCACGAGCAAAAGTTCCGCCTCCGTCGATCCGGGATGAAAAACGTTATCTATCTCATCGAGGAATTCGCCGTCTCTTACGACGCTAATGCCGCAATCGCGATGAAATATCAGGAAATGGTCGCCTCCGCCATCGCATCAACGCAGGTCGTTAACGGCTACTTCGTCAAGAAAACTAAGAACCTGGATGATACGATTCGCTATCTGGCCCGTATGACCTTGCTTCTCCGCAAAATGTATACACAGGAGACTACCCCTGATTCACCAGATGGTCCTCCAACTCATACCCTCAGTTTGATACCCAGTCGTCAACTGTCTTCCTCGCAATCATATCTCAATGCTCTTACTCAACTTAGAGCTGAGACTCCCTCTGTTACATACGCTGTAACCTTCCCCACATTTGCCGCCTTGGCTTCTAAATCAGAGTCTCTCTCCCTCCGTGATGTATTCCTGAAAATGCTCATGTGCACGCGTGGTGTGACGGGCGACAAAGCCCTTGAGATTCAACGCCGGTGGCCCACTCCACGAGCCTTTATACAGGCCTTTGAGGCGTTGGACCAGAAGGGCAGGGAGACAATGGTATCTGATAGGCTATCATCTGCggtggggagaaagaaggtggcCAAGGTGCTCAGTAAAAAGATAGCAGAGGTATGGGGGGAAGATGGGTGA